The proteins below come from a single Halomicroarcula saliterrae genomic window:
- the phoU gene encoding phosphate signaling complex protein PhoU, giving the protein MPRESYQELLESLREDVLYMSELVLDRLRLGLSAIEQKDEELAWEVIDGDDEINQLYLDLEQDCIDLLALQQPVASDLRFIAASFKIITDLERIGDLATNLGEYSLEAERDVFPEVDIQDIATVVIEMIEESMDAYDREDPDLCYTISETDDLVDERCEAASEAVVRDLIEREMDTESSDAEIEQLMADVSRLLLTIRDIERVGDHAVNIAARTLYMVENDAALIY; this is encoded by the coding sequence ATGCCACGCGAATCCTATCAGGAACTCCTGGAGTCACTCCGGGAGGACGTACTCTACATGTCCGAACTCGTTCTGGACCGACTGCGGCTGGGGCTCTCTGCCATCGAGCAGAAAGACGAAGAGCTGGCCTGGGAGGTCATCGACGGCGACGACGAGATAAACCAGCTGTATCTCGACCTCGAACAGGACTGCATCGACCTGCTGGCGCTGCAACAGCCGGTCGCCTCGGACCTGCGTTTCATCGCCGCGTCGTTCAAGATAATCACCGACCTCGAACGCATCGGCGACCTGGCGACGAACCTCGGGGAGTACTCTCTGGAGGCCGAACGCGACGTCTTCCCGGAGGTCGACATCCAGGACATCGCCACCGTCGTCATCGAGATGATCGAGGAGTCGATGGACGCCTACGACCGCGAGGACCCCGACCTGTGTTACACCATCAGCGAGACCGACGATCTGGTCGACGAGCGGTGTGAGGCCGCCTCCGAAGCGGTCGTGCGCGACCTCATCGAACGCGAGATGGACACCGAGTCCAGCGACGCGGAGATAGAGCAGTTGATGGCCGACGTGTCGCGGCTCCTGTTGACCATCCGGGACATCGAACGGGTCGGCGACCACGCCGTCAACATCGCCGCACGGACCCTCTATATGGTCGAGAACGACGCGGCGCTCATCTACTAA
- the phoU gene encoding phosphate signaling complex protein PhoU translates to MPDDTFEARLDALRADVCEMGRTVTARLERAVTAYERRDQTAGRAVATTDGDINERYLALEGECIDLLALHQPLASDLRLVVASFKILTDLERVGDLASNLGGAVDAMAGDTVPSVPITDIGEMALAQLEAALTAYETGDPGRCHDVAAADTDLDQRCGAATNDLVRSLVNRSPDDVAATLADTKRYLLTVRDLERVGDHAVNIAARTLYMVENDAALIY, encoded by the coding sequence ATGCCCGATGACACGTTCGAGGCGCGACTGGACGCGCTGCGGGCCGACGTCTGCGAGATGGGCCGGACCGTTACCGCGCGGCTCGAACGAGCGGTAACTGCGTACGAGCGGCGTGACCAGACAGCGGGCCGCGCGGTCGCCACGACCGACGGGGATATCAACGAGCGGTATCTGGCCCTCGAAGGCGAGTGCATCGACCTGCTGGCGCTCCACCAGCCGCTCGCTTCGGACCTCCGGCTCGTCGTCGCGTCGTTCAAGATTCTCACCGACCTCGAACGCGTCGGCGACCTCGCGAGCAACCTCGGCGGCGCCGTCGACGCGATGGCCGGCGACACCGTCCCGTCGGTGCCCATCACCGACATCGGCGAGATGGCCCTGGCACAGCTGGAGGCGGCCCTGACCGCTTACGAGACCGGCGACCCGGGGCGCTGTCACGACGTCGCCGCGGCCGACACCGACCTCGACCAGCGGTGTGGCGCCGCCACGAACGACCTGGTCCGCTCGCTGGTCAACCGTTCGCCCGACGACGTGGCGGCGACGCTGGCGGACACGAAACGGTATCTGCTGACCGTCCGGGACCTCGAACGCGTCGGCGACCACGCCGTCAACATCGCCGCCCGCACCCTCTATATGGTCGAGAACGACGCGGCGCTCATCTATTAG
- a CDS encoding TrkH family potassium uptake protein codes for MSLRVDWRQSVAFTGTVIKYLAVAMLVPLAVSIVYGEDIVTFLASIIITVTVGLVLERLDDDTQLGPREALLLVALSWGAVAIIGAIPYLIAGYGTESTLRHPINALFESTSGFTTTGATVLGEISLDRHSHAILMWRQLSQWLGGMGIIVLMVAILPEAAVNGAQLIDSEAPGPELQKLTPKIAETARLLWLFYLGFTVLLVVLLLALHYAGLAPNMNVYNAVAHGFSTLPTGGFSPQSESIAAFSPAVQWVIVPFILVAGTNFALFFFLLRDEFGAVLEDREFQVYLGANAGLALMLWGLLFTGSAPPLDIGGVTQGAIENSLRQATFQVASLLNSTGYATSNFAKWDDTSKAVLLLAMFIGGSAGSTGGGIKIVRWLVVFKGIRRQLFTTAHPSAVKPVRLGGQVIDEDVVQAIYGFTMLYFLVFGFATVLLALDAGRVGLELTVFEAASASIATVGNIGPGFGFLGPFGSYLEFPATSKLLMIFLMWIGRLEIIPVFVIFTGAFWNE; via the coding sequence ATGTCGCTCCGCGTCGACTGGCGACAGAGTGTCGCGTTTACGGGCACGGTAATCAAGTATCTCGCCGTCGCCATGCTCGTGCCGCTGGCGGTCAGTATCGTCTACGGCGAGGACATCGTCACCTTTCTGGCGTCTATCATCATTACGGTCACCGTCGGTCTCGTACTGGAGCGCCTCGACGACGACACCCAGCTCGGCCCGCGGGAGGCGCTGTTGCTGGTCGCGCTCTCCTGGGGCGCTGTCGCTATCATCGGTGCCATCCCCTACCTCATCGCGGGTTACGGCACCGAGTCGACGCTGCGCCATCCGATAAACGCCCTCTTCGAGTCCACCTCGGGCTTTACGACGACCGGGGCGACAGTTCTCGGCGAGATATCGCTCGACCGCCACTCCCACGCCATCCTCATGTGGCGCCAGCTCAGCCAGTGGCTCGGCGGGATGGGTATCATCGTCCTGATGGTGGCTATCCTCCCGGAGGCCGCGGTCAACGGCGCCCAGCTCATCGACTCCGAGGCGCCCGGCCCGGAGCTCCAGAAGCTGACGCCGAAGATAGCCGAGACCGCCCGGCTGCTCTGGCTGTTCTATCTGGGGTTTACCGTCCTGCTCGTCGTCCTCCTGCTCGCCCTGCACTACGCCGGACTGGCCCCCAATATGAACGTCTACAACGCCGTCGCCCACGGCTTCTCGACGCTGCCGACCGGCGGCTTCTCCCCGCAGTCCGAGAGCATCGCCGCGTTCTCGCCGGCCGTCCAGTGGGTCATCGTCCCGTTTATCCTCGTCGCGGGGACCAACTTCGCGCTGTTTTTCTTCCTGTTGCGCGACGAGTTCGGGGCGGTGCTCGAAGACCGGGAGTTCCAGGTGTATCTCGGTGCCAACGCCGGGCTCGCACTCATGCTCTGGGGGCTCCTCTTTACCGGCTCCGCCCCGCCGCTCGACATCGGCGGCGTGACACAGGGCGCCATCGAGAACTCGCTGCGCCAGGCGACGTTCCAGGTCGCTTCGCTGTTGAACTCCACCGGCTACGCGACCAGCAACTTCGCCAAGTGGGACGACACCTCCAAGGCGGTGTTGCTGCTGGCGATGTTCATCGGCGGCTCCGCGGGGTCGACCGGCGGCGGTATCAAAATCGTCCGCTGGCTGGTCGTGTTCAAGGGCATCCGCCGCCAGCTCTTTACCACTGCCCACCCCAGCGCCGTCAAGCCGGTCCGGCTCGGCGGGCAGGTCATCGACGAGGACGTCGTGCAGGCCATCTACGGCTTCACGATGCTCTACTTCCTCGTGTTCGGCTTCGCGACCGTCCTGCTGGCGCTCGACGCCGGCCGCGTCGGGCTCGAACTCACCGTTTTCGAGGCGGCGAGTGCGAGCATCGCCACCGTCGGGAACATCGGCCCCGGATTCGGCTTTCTCGGGCCGTTCGGGAGTTACCTGGAGTTCCCGGCGACCAGCAAGCTCCTGATGATATTCCTGATGTGGATCGGCCGGCTGGAGATAATCCCCGTCTTCGTCATCTTCACCGGGGCCTTCTGGAACGAGTAG
- the trkA gene encoding Trk system potassium transporter TrkA, translating to MYVVIVGAGEVGSTIAASLADTHEVAVIDIDGQRVEELMYETDILGVAGDGADLETLEDANVRNADILIASTDDDETNIVTCGTANTVTDVFTISRVKSAKFLRTWQQSSRAFGVDHMVATNLLTAETISRVVGMPAAHDVETFADGTVQMAEFEIPAESPIAGQTVREADRYESLTFAALIRGDDVVIPTGETELRPADDVVVIGSPESVHTFANEISPGVEGVRNVLVVGGSDIGYHTARLLQERGLKPRLIERDHDRARELAEDLPGTTVLESDATDREFLEREHVEDVDIVVSTLDNDEKNLLASLLAKRLGAERAVAVVDSGEYVKLFEAVGVDVAVNPREATAEEITRFTREHQAENVAIIESDRAEVLEIEIDGDSTLADRPIRESVANLPEGVVIGAITRDGELVIPRGDTVIERGDHVVVFVDTDVLEAASSQL from the coding sequence ATGTACGTCGTAATCGTCGGCGCCGGCGAAGTCGGGTCGACCATCGCGGCCAGCCTCGCTGACACGCACGAGGTCGCCGTCATCGATATCGACGGCCAGCGGGTCGAGGAGCTGATGTACGAGACCGACATCCTGGGTGTCGCCGGCGACGGTGCCGACCTCGAGACGCTCGAGGACGCGAACGTCAGAAACGCCGACATCCTCATCGCCAGTACGGACGACGACGAGACGAACATCGTCACCTGTGGCACCGCAAACACCGTGACTGACGTCTTCACCATCTCGCGCGTCAAGAGCGCGAAGTTCCTGCGGACCTGGCAACAGTCCTCGCGGGCGTTCGGCGTCGACCACATGGTCGCGACGAACCTGCTGACCGCCGAGACCATCTCCCGCGTCGTCGGGATGCCGGCGGCACACGACGTCGAGACGTTCGCCGACGGCACCGTCCAGATGGCCGAGTTCGAGATTCCGGCCGAGAGCCCGATAGCGGGCCAGACGGTCCGGGAGGCCGACCGCTACGAGTCGCTCACGTTCGCCGCACTGATTCGCGGGGACGACGTCGTCATCCCGACCGGCGAGACCGAGCTCCGACCGGCCGACGACGTCGTCGTCATCGGCAGTCCCGAGAGCGTCCACACGTTCGCAAACGAGATCTCGCCCGGCGTCGAGGGGGTCCGGAACGTGCTCGTCGTCGGCGGCAGCGACATCGGCTACCACACGGCCCGCCTGCTCCAGGAACGGGGCCTGAAACCGCGGCTCATCGAGCGCGACCACGACCGGGCCCGCGAGCTTGCCGAGGACCTCCCCGGAACGACCGTCCTCGAGAGCGACGCCACCGACCGGGAGTTCCTCGAACGGGAACACGTCGAGGACGTGGACATCGTGGTCTCGACGCTCGACAACGACGAGAAGAACCTGCTTGCGAGCCTGCTGGCGAAGCGACTCGGTGCCGAGCGGGCCGTCGCCGTCGTCGACTCGGGCGAGTACGTCAAGCTGTTCGAGGCGGTCGGCGTCGACGTGGCCGTCAACCCGCGTGAGGCGACCGCCGAGGAGATAACTCGATTCACCCGCGAACACCAGGCCGAGAACGTCGCCATCATCGAGTCCGACCGCGCCGAGGTGTTAGAGATCGAAATCGACGGCGACAGCACGCTGGCCGACCGTCCCATCCGCGAGTCGGTCGCCAACCTCCCCGAGGGGGTCGTCATCGGTGCCATCACCCGCGACGGCGAGCTGGTCATCCCCCGCGGTGACACCGTCATCGAGCGCGGGGACCACGTCGTCGTCTTCGTCGACACCGACGTGCTCGAAGCGGCGAGCAGCCAGCTCTAG